CACTCGCAAATATAAAAAACCCCAGATTCTCATTCACCAACCCCACCTCCGTGTTGCAAGAGAGAGGCTCTATGAGTGGCGAGTTATGCCCAACGTTCCCAGAACCTTTATGAGGTTAATGAGCCAGGTCCTTTAACCTTTCGATGGCAAAAGCGTGCaccaacaggaaaaaaaaaaaaaaacagttccACTCATAATCTGAATTCCAAAACTTCTTTTACATGTCATTGGCTTGGTAGAATGAACTCTttttaaatgtattttttttaaaatttctgccATAGGCTTAATAGCCTAATGGCATTGCTATGTACTCGAATGCATTTAAAAATACTAGCTCATGGGGTGGGGGGAGGGGTATTGTCCATGAGAGATAAAACTGGGGAAAAGACCTAATTAAAGACGCAAGTGGTTTACTCAAAACTGATTTTTTTCCCTCAGTGGATTGCAAACAAAGTAATGGTCTAATAATATATTTGGACTGAAGTATATCGACAGGTGTGAAAATAAGTATTGGCCAGTAACATAGCTATAGGCCACATTGGTTGATTCTTTTATCGGGGTGGAGGCAGGAGGACAATGCCCATATCTATGGCATAGACAACCGGGTGCATGTCAAACTAGTTTAATCTAAATCTAACCCAGACCAAGACTAGACAAAAAATATACAGATTTGACTTGGCTTAACCTCGAACAAATCAAGCCCGAGAGCATAAGGTAACCAACacctgtgcacaaggctcctgcaatGGGCGGGGTCTGGGACAAGCAAGATGTTgctaggaattgaacttgtcaCCACTAGGTTGTAgtgttgcacccctgcaactctaccactgagccacATATTCGTTTGTAACCAAATCAAGCCTGAGAAGCATCTGAATGCAAAATCTTGTGCTAACCTAAATATCATAAACACCATGGCTTAACCATAAGGTGATAGCAGCCATGTTTCACTTACCAATAAATTGTCATTCTCCTCAGACTGCCCAATTATCTCCTTGATCAAAAGTTCACGTTCAGCTGCATCACCGTACTCAAGACATTTTTCAACAACGTTTGATGCATATTTGTGCTGACTCATCTGTACAACTTTTCCAGTCAATTTTCTGACAATTAATCTCCTTTCATGGGGCTTTCCTCTCTCCAAAACATGCTGTAGGAAGGACAAACAATCTTAAGAAGAAGGTCGGAGTAAACAGAAGGGAAAGGATAAAGTgagaagaaaaccaagaaaacacCCAAAAAGATATAGCACTAGGAATTTTACAATATTTCACTAACATCCATAAAAATGGATGTAACAGatggagaaatggtagataatacgCAAAGCAAGTGACCTGGGCCAGCAACAATTCACAAAGAATGCAAACACATACATAAGCAAAGCTCAACTAAAGTTATTTCTAGGGAGAGTAATATAAAGGCAAACAACTCTCGTGTACAACGCTCCTGATATGGGCCATATGTTCTCCTGTTGAAAggtaaattatatttgataataAATTACAATGCCATAGTTTGGCCACAAAAACCAGTAAGAAGTTGCTTCATTGCGACCTATGCTTAACATGTCCAACTACAGAATTAGGTCCGCAATGTGAAGGGTAAAATTGCATATATTGCCCTTCTCAAACCCCCACCACTGCAAAGTGAATGTCGtttcctttttcaatttactttGACCACATGATGCAAACCTCATTAATTACTTTGACCACAGAATTAGGTCTCGCAGACCTCATTAATTATTCTGCCCATCGCTTTTCCTCCCTATACGATTTATTCCCCCaacttctctattttttttttgcatatttcaCTTGATTTCAATAGATATAATCAGGAGTTCCATCATGCTTATCACCATGCTGTATACACCCATTGCAAAACTTCTAAGTGCTGGCAATCTAAAGAGGCATAGGATCATGTAAAATACAAAGCATGGTCTAAGAAGGAAGTTTCTACCGATCCAACACTACAATTGACCTTTTTTACTGACTAACCTCACTACAACAAGAATCACTGAAGTTCAGAAGTGAATGGCTTTGACTGGAAACATATTACATGGTTGTCATAACTTTAGACAACCTGGACTATCCCCATTGGCATATGTAAAGAACACATGTAAAAACATACAGAGAGAGGAGTATGGAGAGGGAGAAGCCAATAAATCTAACATCGagaatcaaaacacaaattctatACTGAGTATAAGTTGATTAGTGATAGGTATAACTGAGCAGAACAAAGCAAAAAACACCAACCTGTGTGACATAGTTGCCATACTGGTCTTGAGCTAGAAGTAAAGCAGATTCCAAAATCTCATCAATTATACATTGAGTTTGTTGTTTATCTGAACAATGCTCCAAGATTCTCTAAGAGAAGTCAAAGGTATAATAGCTTCAGCAATATAATAAACAATACAAATGTTGCTCTGATGTAACAAAGAAATTGGGCGACAACACTAGATTAGTGTCGGTCCCTGTACACCAAGAAAACCATGTCTTTTACCTGAATGACGCGGCAGCCATAAGGATGACTCGAAAGTGTTGCAACTTGACCTCTAAAAgcataaataataaatccaatATTTTCTGAAGGTACACATTCTATGCACTTTTGTATAACATGATTTCCATTCTGATCACGCACACATCTCACAATATGCCCATCAAGCTCACGGACAAGTTTTATCTTCTGATCAAGTTCAATAACTTCAAGGGCCTAATACAAGCAGTGAAAGTTAAAAGGTGAAGAAACAGGCGTGGAAAATAGGCAACTCATATGGGAAACTGGACTAAATAAATGCAGCAGCTTTTTCCAGAATAATTTAAAGTAAACCCAACAAAGTAGATTATTGATAACAATGTCACCATTCAAATGCTCGTGAAACGTCCTGGTTCAGTAAACTGGGTGAATAAAAGAATGTATGCACATGCTCATGAAAAGTGCTCGATCATGGAagtaaaaattatacaaaaatcatggaagtaaaaattatacaaaaataatTATGCATGCGCATGCATGTGGAAAAATCTAGCCTCTCCAAGGACTCAACCAAGTATGTACAAAAATAAACGCCTTGCGCCTCGGGTGTTTGAAAGGTCGTGCGCCTTACGCCTTTAACAACAATGGTTGTGAGAAAACCATTTAACATGGTATAAACATGTACAACATAGAGATAGCGGTGTAGTGGTGAggagaatcgagagaattttTATAGAAGAGAGTAGGAAGCGAAGAGGAAGATCTAAAAAAAACAtgacttgaagtagtaagaaagaATATGGATTCAACAAaaattgatgaaagtatgatcctaaatagaaatgaatggcggaaacGAATACACGTAGTGGATTCCTGTTGATTTGTCACAAACTCATGTAACCAATCCCAAAGTTTTGAGATAAAGCACAATAGTCTATCCTTCCTCTCCTCACCGCACAAAATGCATTTCTAGAATTGGTAAATACAATCTTCAACTCTTCCgtaaaagaaattatatgaatGCATTTACCATGAAGTTTCAAACTGTACCTTCTGTATCACACGACAACCATACATCTGTAAACTTAAAGGCAACATCTGTCCAGTAAGTTGATTGGCAAGCTCCTCTTTTTGGGTAAGACTTCCATGTTCAAACAACTGTAACGAAAACATCGACCACACTCAGTAACAACCCAATGAGGCAATTCACAAATCTAGCACAAAGAATCTACTGagcacaaaaataaataatttaaagaaGACAACTCGTAAAAGCATTTTACCTTTTGAATAACATAATTCCCAAAAACATCTGTAATTAATTTGGAAGCATGTGGAACAACTTCTTTAAGAACAGAAATCTCTTCTTCAACACTGCAGTGTTCCAACTTCTGCTGAATAAATCTACTTCCATGTTGATCAACACTGCAGGTAAATGTATACTTCAAGTTATAAATAGTCATGCTAGTGAAGGGCAGGCATTGTAACCACATCACGTAAATGCAAtagaaaaaaactcaaatacaACATTGCCTGAATTCAACTATTCGCCCTGCTATGTCAGAGAGTTCAAATTTTCCAGCACTGCTTGATTTCAGTTCTTCAAGAAAAGAATGCCTTTTTGGGTCTTGAAAAGTGTTTGCTCCTCTCTGTACATGATATCCTGGGTACGGTCCAGAAGTTCTGGCTGAAACTCGAGGAAACCTTATTTCATTTCGCCAACCTAAATGATTTATTCCACCAATAGGAGATGATGGTAGTACAGGGCTAGAAATAGGCGAGGCTGGGAACTGTGTCATGACACCCATGCTTGGTGGACTACCATAATAACTACTAACAGTAGTTCCCATTTTTCCTGAGTTATAAATGCTCGGACTTCCATTTGCTTGAGGCTGAAGTTTCTGATCATTCATATGAGGAACAGCTGACTCGTTCTGGAGGAAAAAAGGATCAATCAGACATCCAGTTACACCACCTGAAGCCAGGCAACCCCGCTGAATTGAAGCACCATGCGCATCCCCAAATGGACGTTGAAAGCAATTCATATGCAAAGGGTGGGCAAAAGAAGGCTGTAGTGTAAATCCCTGCTGTCCATAGAACTTGCCTAGATGCTGTAAATCACCAACACGTGGGAAACTTTCTCCACTTGAAATACCAGCAATTTGACCATTAAAATTTTGACCAGAATTAGCATCAAATGACGTAGGAATTGCACCATGTGAAGTGTATCCAGCCATAAATGGGGGAAGGTATGCAGAATTTAGAGCATAACTGCCCACTGTGTATTGTGGAGCATAAAAGGCAGACTGATGAAAATTTGGGTAAACTGGGCTTCCTAACGTCATATAGGGTGTTGGTGACTCATACATAGGGGGAGTGAATCCAGAAGAATGTAATGATGGTTGTACCTCAATTTGAGAAAATTGAGAACTGGAATTGGGATTTTGTTCCTCTTGACTGTGTGAATAATTCATTTCTTGAGAAATCAATTCAGCTGGGACTCCCTGGGCCTGATAAGAATTTCCCTGTTGTTGAGACTGATGGTAAGGCGACATATTCCTCTCATGAGATTGCTGCTCTTGTTCTTTATTTCTAGTAACCAAATCTGATTGAGCTCCCCCTCTACTTGATGCAATGCCCTTCAAACCACCATCCGTAGTATTTGGATCATCCTCTTGTGGCATTGACGCCCCGTTAATACATGTTGAGCCTGGAAAGAGGTTCCAATAGGATCATTATTGAATCTCAACTAAATAGCATGTGAATCCAGATCATAAGAGTCTATAGATGCATCATCTGAACCTGAATTTGACTCCGAAACTCTTGATGTGTCAGAAGAAGCATTCAATGAAATTGCTTGGAGATCATGATCAATCACTTCTTCTGTTGCATGGCTTGAAGGACGTGACTGACTGTAAACAGGAGAAGGGGTACGAGGGAAGTCTTCCTATAAATTGAACGAAAAGAAAGTATGACAAGACAAAGAAACATATAATATTCAAAACTCTAAGTGATTCGAAAAGGACTAATCAACTCTCAGAAATAAGAAAACCAAGACTCAACTCCTTGCCAGAGAGTAATGCAACCCTTCTGAGATTGAATCAACCGATTTAAGATAAGACTGCAACAAACTATCACGAGCAATAAAtggaattaaagaaaaattatgcccccccccccccaacacaCACAGAAACCCAGACTAGAACTAAAATTTAAAGCTATTATGTGGGACAAAAACTACATACAAACCTAAAAGTTCAGTAGTTCACTGCCCATTTCAAAAAGATTGCAATCACCCAGCTAATGAACTTTGTCGCATTGGTGTTGTACTAACACGGTATATTTTACCTTACAGAGGGAAGGGGAGAGGAAAGAAAATTCATACCTGTATGAGGTCAACCAAACTTTTATGAAGATCCGCTAAAATTGTGTTCTGTCCATGCATAAGAACATGACCGTTCTCTGAGCAACTGTCCAAAGCTTGTCTGGGGGATTGATCATCCTCAGGCTCCTCCTTATGAGTTGAAAGGACGACCCTAGACAGTTTTAAGGATTCATTCCCACTATCATCTACAGCACATGACCTCCAATTACTTCTTACATGGTGCACTAGGAACTTATTCTCCCGTGGGATAAGAGGCTGAGGGAGCCTAGGGTTTAAGTTGACATTGGAAGAGTAATATGCAAGATAAGCCAGGTCTGAGCGCAGTTGTTCCTCTGAATCATACTTTTGGATAGTACTAGTTATATTTGCCAAGCCAGAATTCATATCAGTGTTTTGCTGAGCTAAAAGGTTCGCTATAGCAGCATATGCTCCCTCCATACTTGGTGGGGCACTACCACTTCGATTAGGAAGCATGCACATTCGATCTGCATGGAGTCTATGCCCCTTCAAAAGCAATCCCAAATCCTTTGCTACTGAATCTTTCAACGGTACTCCAAAAATTGCAGCATCATTGTTTGAGGACCACTTTCCAGATCTGCCACTTTCCACCATCCTCATAGGGCTCTCAGTTGCCATGCCAGTTAACCAAAGATAAGCAACTCTTTGCAGAGAACGATGGAATTCACATTATTTTCTGCAAAACAGATCTAAGCGATCTTAGTAGCTCCTAGCTACATTAACCAACCTAAAGTCAATAAACCTATAATATAGCATCATAAGATAAGACTTGTGCCCCCAATTGACCGTCTTAGAAGCCATTCACAAGATAAGGCTTGTGTCCCCAATTTTGTCTCTCCTAGAACATAGCATCATAATAAACCAGCAATCATATTTAGCCAAATTTGTTGCACAAGTTCTGTCCAAAATGAGTATGAATAGTGACATTCTATTAAGAGATGAACTGAAAAGAATGTATCACCTTCGCAGTCTAAAAAATATGTCATCGATGGATCAGTGATTATTGCATTTAAGTGATACTTCATATTGATAGATAAAGGATagcataaacaaataaaaattacattatGAGACACCATACCTTAGCAAGCATATTGTTAGAGAAACTACCAGATAATTCCTTTCATTATAATGAGAAGAACCATCTAGAAATTGCTGAGATGCAAATGCCTTTACTAGAACAAGATGGCACCTAGAGCAAAGTATTAGGTAACATAAAAATCCCATGCTATTGTGCATTTATATTTACTTGCAGCTCTATCAAACAAATGTAAACAAAGAAACATCAAACAATGATTCACATTTTTAAAACGTTTCATAGCATTGTGAGCTTTCATTAATACACATCAGCAAATTCCATTACTTGGAGGACCCCCATCACATTCTTGGTATGAGCCACTCAATCCTCCATTGATGGCACCTGAAGGTTTGAAACACATGGAGAATGCAAGCACTGTACCTATGGTTATGTCAAAATTGATAAAAGCAGTCTCACTGAAGGTCTCAGATACAACACATGGAGACAGTGCCTACTCAATAACCAGCAAATGCGCATACTCAAAGAAACATTCAAATTATTTCAAATTGGCTACTCCAGACCTATGAATAGCGGGACCAAAACCCATTGCCTTACCACTTGGGCCACACCCCATATTCTATTTACATTCGTGACTGCTCCATTGTTTGCCAATACATTATCCTCATTCTGCTCCGGATTGTAATCTCTAATAAAAAAGATAGCTCCATAAGCAAAAGTCCCCATGATGATGACTTAATCTATTTCATATATTTCGTGCTCCAGATACTAGAATGAATAACTGAAGAGGGAAAGCATCTCGATCAAGATGACAGACTTGTTCTCTGTACTATCAATAGGATCAATTCAAACAAATCACACAATCATATTCCGCAAatacagaaacaaaaaaattccgACATCGAGACAATTTAGAGTAATCAGATTTCACTGTCCTTATCTCTCAAacacaagaaaacaaataagaCCAGCAAATGTTTCCTGCTTCCCAACCAAAAAAAGCCAATATCTTTAGCACAAACTACAAAACCCCATCACAAACAGCTAAGCCCTGTTTTTTCTAAGTAATAAACCCCCACATAAAAGCCACCAAATATTGGAAAACCCAAGTAATCCATTGAACCAAAAAGCCACAGAAACTACACCATCCCAATAGACATTTCCAACATCAACTCAATCACAATCGTACCCGCATATGATCATCGGTATTAAAATACATACAAAAGTATTATTTGTATAACggtataaaaaaaagaagtcttGAAACTCTAACCTGACAAAGGAAATCCTCGGAGTTTGAGACAAAATCCACGAGTCTGTTGAAAGAGACAAAATCCACGGGTCTGCAAATACTAAGAAGTCAgtgagagacaaaagagagAATTTGCGTGTTCTTGCTTTGGAGAAACCCTTCAGCGCGAACAGGGGAGGGGACCAAGAAATAACActtctttttaattaaaaaaccaGACACGAGGCCGAACATGACTCACGGGGTTTTTGTGTGTAACCTACTGGGCCAATTTGTCGGCCCATTACCCTCTGGGCCAATTTGTCGGCCCATTATTGTAGcttaaaagaaaaatggagtAAAATATGAATACATTTAACGCCTGAAGGCTGAAGCAAAATCGCAATTGAAGTCTAAAACCCTAATCTCGCCTTCCGTCTGCGATTATAGAAGGACCACGAAGCCTCCGCGCCCACGCCCACGCCCACGCCCACGCCCACGCCCGAACTAAATCACGAAGGCAAGCTTTCCTTTCAATTTATATGTTCACTTTCTGTCTTGCGGCATATCAATCTGGTAGTGACAAACACAtattgttttccttcttcttaaTCGTAGTCTatattttgtggtttttttttttttgtaatgaaaTGATGTGTTTGATTCTTGACTGCAAAAATTCAATCTTTGAATGGTATGCaatgagaaaaaaaacagaggttGATGCACTGAGTGTCACTTcgcttttctcttcttttgggTTTCCCGAATGTTCTGTATTCCGTTTTGGCTTTCATAGGAGGGTaggaaattatatatgtgtgtgtgtgtgtggttttAAATAGTCTTATTGATATTTTTAATATGCCGTATattcattttatgtttattgCTTAATTACAGTATAGTCTGAGGAATGGTGGCTGCAAAGGTTTCACTttaatgtctaacatgctaggttttgGGTATTTTGATTGCTCTGAGATTTTGGATGGGGAGAGAAGCAGAGTATAGTTCAtgaattgaacttttaattGCAAAAACGTAAAGGGTGGCTTGCTTGCTGTTTTCTTCTTAACCCGATTTTATTTTCTAGTTcggttttctttgaaatttacTATTCTCGATTTTGCAATCAGCAGCCATGGCCGAAGAAGCGGGGATGTTTACGGTTCCTCAAACCATTGGTAGTGTTTTGTGTTGCAAATGTGGTGTCCCAATGGAGCCAAATGCTGCCAATATGTGCGTGAAATGTTTACGATCAGAAGTTGATATCACAGAAGGTTTACAGAAGAATGTGATCATTCTGCATTGCCCTGAGTGTGATAACTACCTGCAGCCGCCGAGAACTTGGATTAAAGCCCAGTTAGAGTCAAAAGAGCTGTTGACCTTTTGTGTTAAGAGGCTGAAGAATTTGAATAAGGTCAGGTTAGTGCATGCAGAATTTGTTTGGACTGAACCCCACTCTAAGAGGATCAAAATTAGGCTGAGAGTTCAGAAAGAGGTTTTAAATGGTGCGATACTTGAACAAGCATACATTGTCGAGTATGTTCAGCAGGAGAACATGTGTGAATCTTGCACAAGGGTTCAGGCCAATCCTGATCAGTGGGTTGCTGCTGTGCAACTCCGTCAACATGTGTCTCACAGAAGGACTTTTTTTTATCTGGAGCAGCTGATTCTGAAGCATGATGCTGCTGTTCGTGCCATTAAAATCAAGCAGATGGATCAAGGTATTgattttttcttctctaatcGCAGTCATGCTGTGAAATTTGTGGAATTTGTGGGTAAAGTTGCTCCCATTCGGAGTCGCCATGACAAACAGCTCGTCTCACATGATTCTAAGAGCAATAACTATAATTACAAGTACACTTTCTCTGTTGAAATATCCCCAATCTGCCGTGAGGATTTGATCTGTCTTCCACCAAAGCTTGCTAGTAGTTTAGGAAATATTGGTCCTCTTGTGATCTGCACAAAAGTGACAAACGCCATTGCTTTGCTAGATCCATTCACTCTTAGGCACTGTTTCTTGGATGCGGACCAGTATTGGAGGGTATCTTTTAAGTCCCTACTCACTAGCAGGCAGCTTGTGGAATACATTATATTGGACTTGGAGCCTATTTCTTCTGAAGTTAATATTGGTGGATCTAAGTATGTTCTAGCTGATTGCCAAGTGGCTCGTGTGTCAGATTTTGGGAAGAATGATACAATTTTCAATATAAGAACACACCTAGGTTATCTATTGAGACCTGGGGATTATGCTCTTGGTTATGACTTATATGGCGCTAATAGTAATGATATTGAGTTGGACAAGCACAAGCGTCTCAACATTCCTGAAGCAATCTTGATGAAGAAGAGCTATGAAGAGAAGCGCCATAGGAAGCGTGGGAAGGCACGTCCATATAAACTGAGGTCTCTCAACATGGAAGTTGATGAATCCCAGAGTAGAGCCGATCAAGAGAAAATGAGCTCTGAGTATGAACAGTtcttgagagatttggaggagAACCCTGAGATGAGGTTCAATATATCATTGTACCG
This genomic stretch from Tripterygium wilfordii isolate XIE 37 chromosome 22, ASM1340144v1, whole genome shotgun sequence harbors:
- the LOC119991913 gene encoding pumilio homolog 5-like, encoding MATESPMRMVESGRSGKWSSNNDAAIFGVPLKDSVAKDLGLLLKGHRLHADRMCMLPNRSGSAPPSMEGAYAAIANLLAQQNTDMNSGLANITSTIQKYDSEEQLRSDLAYLAYYSSNVNLNPRLPQPLIPRENKFLVHHVRSNWRSCAVDDSGNESLKLSRVVLSTHKEEPEDDQSPRQALDSCSENGHVLMHGQNTILADLHKSLVDLIQEDFPRTPSPVYSQSRPSSHATEEVIDHDLQAISLNASSDTSRVSESNSGSTCINGASMPQEDDPNTTDGGLKGIASSRGGAQSDLVTRNKEQEQQSHERNMSPYHQSQQQGNSYQAQGVPAELISQEMNYSHSQEEQNPNSSSQFSQIEVQPSLHSSGFTPPMYESPTPYMTLGSPVYPNFHQSAFYAPQYTVGSYALNSAYLPPFMAGYTSHGAIPTSFDANSGQNFNGQIAGISSGESFPRVGDLQHLGKFYGQQGFTLQPSFAHPLHMNCFQRPFGDAHGASIQRGCLASGGVTGCLIDPFFLQNESAVPHMNDQKLQPQANGSPSIYNSGKMGTTVSSYYGSPPSMGVMTQFPASPISSPVLPSSPIGGINHLGWRNEIRFPRVSARTSGPYPGYHVQRGANTFQDPKRHSFLEELKSSSAGKFELSDIAGRIVEFSVDQHGSRFIQQKLEHCSVEEEISVLKEVVPHASKLITDVFGNYVIQKLFEHGSLTQKEELANQLTGQMLPLSLQMYGCRVIQKALEVIELDQKIKLVRELDGHIVRCVRDQNGNHVIQKCIECVPSENIGFIIYAFRGQVATLSSHPYGCRVIQRILEHCSDKQQTQCIIDEILESALLLAQDQYGNYVTQHVLERGKPHERRLIVRKLTGKVVQMSQHKYASNVVEKCLEYGDAAERELLIKEIIGQSEENDNLLVMMKDQFANYVVQKILEISNDKQREILLDRIRDHLNALRKYTYGKHIVARFEQICGEGSEVVAES
- the LOC119991848 gene encoding 60S ribosomal export protein NMD3-like isoform X2: MFTFCLAAYQSAMAEEAGMFTVPQTIGSVLCCKCGVPMEPNAANMCVKCLRSEVDITEGLQKNVIILHCPECDNYLQPPRTWIKAQLESKELLTFCVKRLKNLNKVRLVHAEFVWTEPHSKRIKIRLRVQKEVLNGAILEQAYIVEYVQQENMCESCTRVQANPDQWVAAVQLRQHVSHRRTFFYLEQLILKHDAAVRAIKIKQMDQGIDFFFSNRSHAVKFVEFVGKVAPIRSRHDKQLVSHDSKSNNYNYKYTFSVEISPICREDLICLPPKLASSLGNIGPLVICTKVTNAIALLDPFTLRHCFLDADQYWRVSFKSLLTSRQLVEYIILDLEPISSEVNIGGSKYVLADCQVARVSDFGKNDTIFNIRTHLGYLLRPGDYALGYDLYGANSNDIELDKHKRLNIPEAILMKKSYEEKRHRKRGKARPYKLRSLNMEVDESQSRADQEKMSSEYEQFLRDLEENPEMRFNISLYRNKEYQPSEVASMTDGEDLPSVPLEELLADLEISDEEDGDESMRE
- the LOC119991848 gene encoding 60S ribosomal export protein NMD3-like isoform X3; translated protein: MAEEAGMFTVPQTIGSVLCCKCGVPMEPNAANMCVKCLRSEVDITEGLQKNVIILHCPECDNYLQPPRTWIKAQLESKELLTFCVKRLKNLNKVRLVHAEFVWTEPHSKRIKIRLRVQKEVLNGAILEQAYIVEYVQQENMCESCTRVQANPDQWVAAVQLRQHVSHRRTFFYLEQLILKHDAAVRAIKIKQMDQGIDFFFSNRSHAVKFVEFVGKVAPIRSRHDKQLVSHDSKSNNYNYKYTFSVEISPICREDLICLPPKLASSLGNIGPLVICTKVTNAIALLDPFTLRHCFLDADQYWRVSFKSLLTSRQLVEYIILDLEPISSEVNIGGSKYVLADCQVARVSDFGKNDTIFNIRTHLGYLLRPGDYALGYDLYGANSNDIELDKHKRLNIPEAILMKKSYEEKRHRKRGKARPYKLRSLNMEVDESQSRADQEKMSSEYEQFLRDLEENPEMRFNISLYRNKEYQPSEVASMTDGEDLPSVPLEELLADLEISDEEDGDESMRE
- the LOC119991848 gene encoding 60S ribosomal export protein NMD3-like isoform X1 — its product is MFTFCLAAYQSAAMAEEAGMFTVPQTIGSVLCCKCGVPMEPNAANMCVKCLRSEVDITEGLQKNVIILHCPECDNYLQPPRTWIKAQLESKELLTFCVKRLKNLNKVRLVHAEFVWTEPHSKRIKIRLRVQKEVLNGAILEQAYIVEYVQQENMCESCTRVQANPDQWVAAVQLRQHVSHRRTFFYLEQLILKHDAAVRAIKIKQMDQGIDFFFSNRSHAVKFVEFVGKVAPIRSRHDKQLVSHDSKSNNYNYKYTFSVEISPICREDLICLPPKLASSLGNIGPLVICTKVTNAIALLDPFTLRHCFLDADQYWRVSFKSLLTSRQLVEYIILDLEPISSEVNIGGSKYVLADCQVARVSDFGKNDTIFNIRTHLGYLLRPGDYALGYDLYGANSNDIELDKHKRLNIPEAILMKKSYEEKRHRKRGKARPYKLRSLNMEVDESQSRADQEKMSSEYEQFLRDLEENPEMRFNISLYRNKEYQPSEVASMTDGEDLPSVPLEELLADLEISDEEDGDESMRE